One part of the Sphingobacterium sp. LZ7M1 genome encodes these proteins:
- the rplI gene encoding 50S ribosomal protein L9: MEVILKQDVKHLGEKDDIVVVKPGFGRNYLIPQGFAVMATPSAKKVLAENIKQAQFKQEKIKKDATELAGKLESVKLTIGAKAGESGKIFGKVNSIQIADALKAQGYEVDRRRITFETEPKQLGEYIANLNLHKEVKVQIPFEVIAE, encoded by the coding sequence ATGGAAGTTATATTAAAACAAGATGTTAAACACCTTGGAGAGAAAGACGATATCGTAGTAGTAAAACCAGGTTTCGGCCGTAACTACTTAATTCCTCAAGGATTTGCAGTAATGGCGACGCCTTCTGCAAAGAAAGTGTTAGCTGAGAATATCAAACAAGCTCAGTTCAAACAAGAGAAAATCAAAAAAGATGCTACTGAATTAGCTGGTAAATTAGAATCAGTAAAATTAACTATTGGTGCTAAAGCTGGTGAGTCTGGCAAGATCTTCGGAAAAGTTAACAGTATTCAAATCGCTGACGCTCTTAAAGCGCAAGGTTATGAAGTTGACCGCCGTCGTATCACTTTCGAAACTGAACCTAAGCAATTAGGTGAGTACATCGCTAACTTGAACTTACACAAGGAAGTAAAAGTACAAATCCCTTTCGAAGTTATCGCTGA